Proteins from a single region of Psilocybe cubensis strain MGC-MH-2018 chromosome 3, whole genome shotgun sequence:
- a CDS encoding Serine/threonine-protein phosphatase 1 regulatory subunit GAC1: protein MSQTQDHRFSLNSNTAGAPLPLIPRRTSSSRPTLTPSPSLPLPTRSSLTSSASYPSSSITFSPGGGGARYPARNDSDSSSSSSSPSDGTRPTIRTRRVRGVRNPAVCAAELSTPVPKQSPVTTPAHPQKGVAFPSADSASNKPPHAGPSRPLLYTPGMSLRLCAESLKAPRNVSESHVSHPGETSAQGAQSASALCESFGEARLIRKKSGQLVKSSLKSSRSASRNNLSVFTFPQSSKSEPTTPTSKAVHFDSKLEHVKLFLAEQKPLAVSRDGSPTDDTSGTDSDFPRFIYGDEEDRRPRKKLVMQVANMPARINPYSDVALEELTLSGDGSSIYGKVRVRNLAFSKWVAVRFTFDAWQTTSEVTGKYCDSVDSDFDRFSFTIRLNDLLARIEGKTLVLAVKYSIEGKEMWDNNNGQNYMATFTKTKATPPPSEEPRATPPPRKTTLSDDEASTDMADLRSKLEKVVQSNDRRPQVPASADATLSSFRGSSSFASRYDISASLKSSWNPEHQAQPLHSRTQSFPISAASRSSSSSIPWPQKSPSDPYAFRHAAPHHPAAYSTPAPIKSKPAANLGSPRDIGEDAFCTVPPRQNFEYEDAPFPVQQPRPVRNHQRGYFDISISPSPSFVKRTPPGTPREHDELFVSSPQRYNSFPPLEPSRNVLPPSMSALSSAGFRGVYREDVVDSELSTPSMATPSSSRESTPSPTEMFGNESETGLSPDTHYRQFLNKFCFFTGPDVAVNPQRQQQHQRQQHQQLQRVEDAELIPRTHSASDIEEFLSSLHTLADDEPVSISPIRSSSLDDLYLNSNRSGSITPTVSRLAMANSNSNSNSVAQMTTPVLL, encoded by the exons ATGTCTCAAACCCAGGACCATCGTTTTTCGCTCAATTCGAATACGGCTGGGGCGCCTCTACCACTTATTCCTCGTCGGACATCATCGAGTCGACCCACGCTCACACCATCACCGTCGTTGCCTCTTCCCACTCGCAGTTCCCTGACATCTTCTGCATCATACCCGTCGAGCTCAATAACGTTCTCGccaggcggcggcggagcGCGATACCCAGCGCGCAACGACTCTGattcaagttcttcaagcTCGAGTCCCTCAGATGGAACACGGCCTACAATTCGCACACGACGAGTTCGCGGCGTGCGGAATCCAGCCGTCTGCGCAGCGGAATTGTCCACGCCCGTTCCCAAGCAGTCCCCGGTGACGACGCCCGCTCACCCACAGAAAGGCGTCGCGTTCCCGTCCGCCGACAGCGCGAGCAACAAGCCTCCGCACGCGGGCCCCTCGCGCCCTCTGCTGTACACTCCTGGGATGTCTCTGCGCTTGTGTGCGGAGAGTCTCAAAGCGCCACGGAACGTCTCAGAATCGCATGTCTCACACCCGGGGGAGACCTCTGCCCAGGGTGCCCAGTCCGCGTCCGCCTTGTGCGAGTCGTTCGGGGAGGCCAGGCTTATTCGCAAAAAGTCTGGTCAGCTGGTGAAGTCGTCGCTCAAGTCGTCGCGGTCGGCGTCGCGGAACAACCTGTCTGTGTTCACGTTCCCGCAATCGAGCAAGAGCGAGccgacgacgccgacgagCAAGGCGGTCCACTTTGACTCGAAGCTGGAGCACGTCAAGCTGTTTTTGGCGGAGCAGAAGCCGCTTGCTGTGTCGCGCGACGGGAGCCCGACAGACGACACGAGCGGGACGGACAGCGACTTTCCGAGATTCATATATGGGGACGAGGAGGACAGGCGCCCGCGGAAGAAGCTTGTGATGCAGGTGGCGAACATGCCGGCGAGGATAAATCCATATTCGGATGTGGCGCTTGAGGAGCTGACGCTTTCGGGCGATGGCTCGAGCATTTATGGAAAGGTCCGCGTCCGCAACCTCGCCTTCTCAAAATGGGTCGCTGTCCGCTTCACCTTTGACGCCTGGCAGACCACCAGCGAGGTAACTGGCAAGTACTGCGACTCGGTCGATTCCGATTTTGACCGTTTCTCCTTCACCATCCGCTTGAATGATCTTCTGGCCCGCATTGAAGGCAAGACCCTCGTGTTGGCCGTCAAGTACTCGATCGAGGGCAAGGAGATGTGGGACAACAATAACGGCCAGAACTACATGGCCACTTTCACAAAGACAAAGGCGACGCCCCCGCCGTCCGAGGAGCCCCGAGCGACACCCCCGCCGAGAAAGACGACGCTCTCCGACGACGAGGCGTCCACCGACATGGCTGACCTGCGGAGCAAGCTCGAGAAGGTCGTCCAGAGCAACGACCGTCGGCCGCAGGTCCCCGCGTCTGCAGACGCGACGCTGTCCTCGTTCCGCGGGAGCTCGTCGTTCGCGTCTCGCTACGACATCTCCGCTTCACTCAAAAGCTCCTGGAACCCCGAGCACCAGGCGCAGCCGCTCCATAGCAGGACCCAGTCTTTCCCTATTTCGGCCGCGTCgaggagcagcagcagctcgaTACCCTGGCCCCAGAAGAGCCCTTCGGATCCGTACGCGTTCAGACACGCCGCGCCGCACCATCCAGCTGCATACTCTACCCCGGCCCCAATCAAAAGCAAACCCGCCGCCAACCTCGGTTCGCCGCGGGATATCGGCGAGGACGCGTTCTGCACTGTGCCCCCGCGCCAGAACTTCGAGTACGAAGACGCGCCGTTCCCCGTGCAGCAGCCGCGCCCGGTGCGGAACCACCAGCGCGGGTACTTTGATATATCCATTTCCCCATCGCCTTCGTTTGTGAAGCGCACGCCCCCCGGCACACCTCGCGAGCACGACGAGCTCTTTGTATCCTCGCCGCAGCGATACAACTCTTTCCCGCCGCTGGAGCCTTCCAGGAATGTGCTGCCGCCCAGTATGTCGGCGCTCTCCTCCGCGGGATTTAGGGGTGTGTATCGGGAGGATGTGGTGGATAGCGAGCTGTCGACGCCGTCGATGGCtacgccgtcgtcgtcgcgcGAATCGACGCCTTCGCCTACGGAGATGTTCGGTAATGAGTCCGAGACTGGGTTGAGTCCTGATACCCACTATCGCCAGTTCTTGAACAA ATTCTGCTTCTTCACAGGACCGGACGTTGCGGTAAACCCACAAcgccaacaacaacaccaacgacaacaacatcaacaactcCAGCGGGTGGAAGATGCCGAACTGATCCCACGCACACATTCAGCATCGGACATTGAAGAGTTCCTGTCATCGCTGCACACGCTGGCGGACGACGAGCCGGTATCGATATCGCCGATCCGGTCGTCCAGTCTGGATGACCTTTATTTGAATTCGAACCGGAGTGGCTCGATTACGCCGACGGTGTCGAGGTTGGCGATggcgaattcgaattcgaattcgaattcggtGGCGCAGATGACGACGCCTGTGCTTTTGTGA
- a CDS encoding Alpha-(1-6)-linked fucose-specific lectin (Alpha-(1-6)-linked fucose-specific lectin (Fragment)) codes for MNFTASFLALLAAAQSIAAFPFGGSHSDDLVAPVPVTQLVCDGDTYKCTASLDFGDGRWVADWNTAVFHTGLFGGIDHKETIARMAMAPVPVTALNCDGDTYKCTANLKFGDGRWVAQWSANVFHTFAPSVEEPNFAPVPVTKLTCDGDTYKCTANLQFGDNRWVAQWGSNVYHRGFTATSEKPSFLQQ; via the exons ATGAACTTTACCGCTAGCTTTCTTGCCCTCCTGGCTGCTGCTCAGTCAATTGCAGCATTCCCCTTCGGTGGTTCCCACTCTGAT GACCTTGTGGCCCCTGTGCCAGTCACCCAGCTCGTCTGCGACGGAGATACCTACAAATGCACTGCGTCTCTC GATTTTGGTGATGGCCGATGGGTCGCCGATTGGAACACAGCTGTCTTCCACACTGGCCTTTTCGGCGGCATCGATCACAAGGAAACTATT GCCCGCATGGCCATGGCTCCAGTTCCTGTCACCGCCTTAAATTGCGACGGTGACACATACAAGTGCACTGCTAACTTG AAATTTGGTGACGGTCGCTGGGTTGCTCAATGGAGCGCGAATGTTTTCCACACCTTCGCTCCTTCCGTTGAG GAACCTAACTTTGCGCCTGTCCCCGTCACCAAGTTGACCTGCGATGGTGACACTTACAAGTGCACTGCCAACTTG CAATTCGGCGACAACCGATGGGTCGCTCAGTGGGGAAGCAATGTATACCACAGAGGCTTCACCGCTACATCCGAGAAGCCCAGCTTCTTGCAACAATAA
- a CDS encoding DOPA 4,5-dioxygenase produces the protein MKLQLLKASIDEKFVLEINESICLDVDERDGAFVAVPLFRVNTAPIGPHPVGSYEIWVPQETFSAVFSYLCMNRGNLSILVHPLTREQSAEDHDTRVAWIGPSYPLDLTALPLRSEEIPLQYPSLRLGYSAKPQLTLEMRMKLGANVEHLLASEKEAARAPPRV, from the exons atgaaattacAGTTGTTGAAAGCCAGTATCGACGAAAAATTTGTACTTGAAATAAATGAAT CTATCTGCCTGGATGTAGATGAGCG AGACGGTGCATTCGTTGCGGTACCACTCTTTCGAGTGAACACGGCGCCTATTGGCCCTCATCCAGTTG GGTCGTACGAGATCTGGGTCCCTCAGGAAACATTCTCAGCCGTCTTTTCATATTTATGCATGAATCGAGGTAATCTTAG TATTCTTGTCCATCCATTGACCAGAGAGCAG TCAGCTGA GGACCACGACACCCGTGTAGCATGGATTGGACCCTCTTACCCCCTTGATTTGACTGCTTTGCCTTTGAGAAGCGAAGAGATACCGCTCCAATACCCCTCACTAA GACTTGGCTATTCTGCGAAGCCCCAGCTGACACTCGAAATGCGCATGAAACTTGGCGCTAACGTCGAGCATCTTTTGGCGTCCGAGAAGGAAGCCGCACGCGCTCCTCCAAGAGTATGA
- a CDS encoding putative peptidoglycan-N-acetylglucosamine deacetylase (putative peptidoglycan-N-acetylglucosamine deacetylase ARB_03699): MISLAALTTLCLAFLGTQALPTNSTLERRAATVYDIVNALDAAGAKGTFFVNGNNWGCIYDQANVDRVKYAYNHGHQLASHTWAHKDLNTLTWDQSEPSV; the protein is encoded by the exons ATGATCTCACTTGCTGCCCTCACCACGCTCTGTCTGGCATTCTTGGGCACCCAGGCTTTACCTACTAACTCTACTCTTGAGCGACGTGCAGCGACTGT CTACGACATTGTGAACGCCCTCGACGCTGCGGGTGCCAAAGGCACTTTCTTCGTCA ATGGCAACAACT GGGGCTGTATATACGATCAGGCTAATGTGGACCGTGTCAAATACGCATACAACCATGGACACCAGCTTGCCTCGCACACATGGGCGCACAAGGACCTGAACACGCTTACATGGGATCAAAGCGAGCCTTCAGTTTAG